A single genomic interval of Candidatus Poribacteria bacterium harbors:
- a CDS encoding PqqD family protein gives MLNRLLYSLKLKKRPDMDRTQVMKAFPVRNQVITWEIDDKGEAALVIPQKETLWIRLISKLFMLPGKRVIVLDSIGTYVWQMCDGKHTISQITNRVQKQYQLTRKEAETSLFTFMQQLGKRNFIQFAIPQQNATAAPLEPEPAKPGLLGFLQRR, from the coding sequence TTATTCCCTCAAACTCAAAAAACGTCCCGACATGGACCGGACACAGGTCATGAAGGCGTTCCCCGTGCGGAATCAGGTGATAACTTGGGAAATAGACGATAAGGGCGAAGCCGCGCTCGTTATCCCACAGAAAGAGACGCTCTGGATACGACTCATCAGTAAACTCTTTATGCTTCCTGGGAAAAGGGTGATTGTGCTCGATTCTATCGGCACTTACGTCTGGCAGATGTGTGACGGCAAGCATACCATTTCACAGATTACCAACCGCGTCCAAAAGCAGTACCAATTGACACGAAAAGAGGCAGAAACCTCGCTCTTTACGTTTATGCAGCAGCTCGGCAAGCGGAACTTTATACAGTTTGCTATTCCGCAACAAAATGCCACCGCAGCACCCTTGGAACCCGAACCTGCAAAACCGGGACTTCTTGGATTCCTACAGAGACGGTAA